Within the [Enterobacter] lignolyticus SCF1 genome, the region AGGACGGGCTAAAGCCGCTGGAAGACGCGCTGACCGACCGCATCAGCATTTTTGCCGGCCAGTCTGGCGTCGGAAAATCCAGCCTGCTGAATGCGTTGTTGGGCCTGCAGGACGACCAGATCCTGACTAACGACGTCTCCGGCGTCTCCGGTCTGGGTCAGCACACCACCACGGCGGCGCGCCTGTACCACTTCCCGCACGGCGGCGACGTGATTGACTCCCCCGGCGTGCGCGAGTTCGGACTCTGGCACCTTGAGCCGGAACAAATCACCCACGGTTTTGTCGAATTCCATGACTATTTAGGCACCTGCAAATATCGCGACTGCAAACACGACAACGATCCCGGTTGCGCGATTCGCGAAGCGGTGGAAAATGGCGCTATCGCCGAGAGCCGTTTTGAAAACTATCACCGTATTCTGGAAAGCATGGCGCAGGTAAAAACGCGTAAAAGCTTTTCTGAAACCGACGACTGACATTTAAGCTGAACGTCGATAGAATCGGCCCCTTTTTTAAAAGGTTCGGATAAGAACCTGTAGTGACACAACAATGGCCTGGAGGCTACTTTGTTAAATTCATTCAAACTTTCGCTGCAATACATTCTGCCGAAGCTGTGGCTGACGCGTCTCGCTGGCTGGGGCGCGAGCAAGCGGGCGGGCTGGCTGACAAAGCTGGCGATCGACCTGTTCGTCAAATGCTATAAGGTCGATATGAAAGAGGCGCAGAAGCCGGATACCGCCAGCTATCGCACCTTTAACGACTTTTTCGTACGCCCGCTGCGTGAAGACGTTCGTCCGGTGAATACCGACCCGAACGTGCTGGTCATGCCGGCCGACGGCACCCTGAACCAGCTGGGCCGCATCGAAGACGACAAGATTCTGCAGGCCAAAGGACATAACTACTCCCTGGAAGCGCTGCTGGCAGGCAACTATCTGATGGCGGACCTGTTCCGCAACGGTACTTTCGCCACCACCTACCTGTCGCCGCGCGACTATCATCGCGTTCACATGCCGTGCAACGGCATCCTGCGTGAAATGATCTACGTGCCGGGCGATCTGTTCTCCGTTAACATCCTGACGGCGCAGAACGTTCCCAATCTGTTTGCGCGTAACGAGCGCGTCATTTGCCTGTTCGATACTGAGTTTGGCCCGATGGCGCAGATTCTGGTCGGTGCGACTATCGTTGGCAGCATCGAAACCGTCTGGGCAGGCACCATCACGCCGCCGCGCGAAGGCGTTATCAAACGCTGGACGTGGCCTGCTGGCGAAAGCGAAGGCTCTGTGGCGCTGCTGAAAGGCCAGGAAATGGGCCGCTTTAAGCTGGGCTCAACGGTTATCAACCTGTTTGCGCCGGGTAAAGTACAGCTGGTGGATTCCGCGAAGGATATGTCGGTGACCCGCATCGGGCAGCCGCTGGCTATCGCCAGCGAAGCCGTAGCAACACCGGACGCTGAGCCTGCACCACAGGCGGAAGACGCAGACAAAGACGAAGGCTAACCATAAGGGTCGACTGACGTGCGCCTGATTATCACTTTCCTGATGGCCTGGTGCCTCAGCCTGGGGGCGTACGCAGCGACCGCCCCCGATGCCAAACAGATAACCCAGGAACTGGAACAGGCGAAGGCGGCCAAGCCCGCACAGCCGGAAGCCGTCGAGGCGCTTCAGTCCGCGCTCAATGCGCTCGAAGAACGCAAAGGTTCTCTCGAGCGCACGGCGCAATATCAGCAGGTTATCGATAACTTCCCCAAACTCTCCCAGACGCTTCGCACCCAGCTCAACAATCTGCGCGAAGAGCCGCGGCAGGTTCCTGCCGGGATGAGCACCGACGCGCTGAATCAGGAGATCCTGCAGGTCAGCAGCCAGCTGCTGGAAACAAGCCGTCTGGCCCAGCAGGAGCAGGAGCGCGCCCGCGAAATCGCCGACTCCTTAAGCCAGCTGCCGCAGCAGCAAACCGATACCCGCCGCCAGCTTAACGACGTCGAACGCCGCAGCGGCGCGCAGACCGGCAGCTCAGCGCTCGCCCAGGCGCAGAACTTCAGTCTGCAGGCCGAATCCGCAAAGCTGAAAGCGCAGGTCAACGAACTGGAGCTGGCCCAGCTTTCCGCCAACAACCGCCAGGAGCTGGCGCGGATGCGCTCGGAGCTGGCGCAAAAGCAGAGCGAACAGCTGGACGCCTACCTGCAGGCGCTGCGCAACCAGCTCAACAGCCTGCGCCAGCGCGAAGCTGAAAAAGCGCTGGAAAGCACGGAGCTGCTGGCGGAAAACAGCGCTAACCTACCCGCCGGCATCGTCGCCCAGTTCCGGGTAAACCGCGAGCTCTCCCAGGCGCTGAACCAGCAGGCCCAGCGCATGGATCTCGTCGCCTCCCAGCAGCGTCAGGCCACCAATCAGACCCTGCAGGTTCGCCAGGCGCTCAACACGCTGCGCGAGCAGTCGCAGTGGCTGGGATCGTCAAACCTGCTCGGCGAAGCGCTGCGCGCCCAGGTGGCGCGCCTGCCGGAAATCCCCAAACCGCAGCAGCTGGATACCGAAATGGCGCAGCTGCGCGTTCACCGCCTGCGCTATGAGGATTTGCTGAACAAACAGGCCCAGCTGCGCCAGGCGAACCAGACCGACGGCCAGCCGCTGACCGCCGAAGAGACGCGCATTCTTGACGCCCAACTCAACACCCAGCGCGAACTGCTCAATTCGCTGCTGCAGGGCGGCGACACGCTGCTCCTTGAGCTGACCAAGCTGAAGGTCGCCAACGGCCAGCTGGAAGACGCGCTACGGGAAATCAATGAGGCGACCCACCGCTATCTGTTCTGGACTTCGGACGTCAGCCCTATCTCGTTTGCCTGGCCGCTGCAAATTGTCCAGGATCTGCGCCGCCTTATCTCGCTGGATACCTTCAGCCAGCTGGGTAAAGCGTCGGTCATGATGCTGACCAGCAAGGAGACGCTGCTGCCATTTTTCGCCGCGCTGATTCTGGTCGGCTTTAGCATCAGCTCGCGCAAGCACTTTACCCGCTTCCTTGAGCGCTCCAGCGCCCGCGTCGGTAAAGTGACGCAGGATCACTTCTGGCTGACGCTGCGTACCGTGTTCTGGTCGATACTGGTCGCGTCGCCGCTGCCGGTACTGTGGATGACGCTGGGCTACGGTTTACAAGAAGCCTGGCCGTACCCGCTGGCGGTCGCGATTGGCGACAGCGTCACGGCCACGGTGCCGCTGCTGTGGGTGGTGATGATCTGCGCGACGTTCGCCCGCCCCAACGGGCTGTTCATCGCCCATTTCGGCTGGCCGCGCAATCGCGTTGGCCGCGCCATGCGCTACTACCTGATGAGCATCGGCCTTATCGTGCCGCTCATTATGGCGCTGATTACGTTCGATAAACTCAACGATCGGGAGTTCTCCGCCTCGCTGGGCCGCCTGTGCTTTATGCTGATCTGCGGCGCCCTTACGGTGGTCACGCTCAGCCTGAAGCACGCCGGTATTCCTCTATTCCATGACAAAGAGGGAAATAGCGAGAACATGATTAACCGGCTGCTGTGGAATCTGCTGCTGGGCGCGCCGCTGGCGGCCATGCTCGCGGCGGCCGTAGGCTATCTCGCCACGGCCCAGGCGCTGCTGACGCGCCTTGAGACCTCCGTCGCCATCTGGTTCCTGCTGCTGGTGATTTACCACGTTATCCGCCGCTGGATGCTGATTCAGCGCCGACGTCTGGCCTTCGATCGCGCCAAGCACCGCCGCGCCGAAATGCTGGCGCAGCGCGCCCGTGGCGAGGACGAACCGCATCATAGCAGCAGCCCTGAAGGCTCAGCGGAAACGGACATCGGCGAAGTTGACCTCGACACCATCAGCGCCCAGTCGCTGCGGCTGGTACGCTCAATCCTGATGCTGATTGCGCTGGTTTCGGTCATTGTGCTGTGGTCGGAAATTCATTCCGCCTTCGGTTTCCTGGAAAACATCTCCCTGTGGGACGTTACCTCCACGGTGCAGGGGGTAGAGAGCATTGAACCTATCACCCTCGGCGCCGTGCTGATCGCCATTCTGGTGTTTATCATCACCACCCAGCTGGTGCGCAACCTGCCGGCGCTGCTGGAGCTCGCCGTGCTGCAGCACCTGAGTCTGACGCCGGGCACCGGCTATGCCATCACCACCATCACCAAGTATTTGCTGATGCTGATTGGCGGGCTGGTCGGCTTCTCGATGATCGGCATTGAGTGGTCGAAACTGCAGTGGCTGGTGGCGGCGCTCGGCGTGGGGTTAGGTTTTGGCCTGCAGGAGATCTTCGCCAACTTTATCTCGGGCCTGATCATCTTGTTCGAAAAACCGATTCGTATCGGCGATACCGTGACGATCCGCGATCTGACGGGAAGCATCACCAAAATCAATACTCGCGCCACGACCATCAGCGACTGGGACCGTAAAGAGATCATCGTCCCCAACAAGGCGTTTATCACCGAGCAGTTCATTAACTGGTCGCTGTCGGACTCCGTAACCCGCGTGGTGCTGACGGTGCCGGCGCCTGCCGACGCCAACAGCGAAGAGGTCACGCAAATCCTCTACACGGCCGCGGAGCGCTGCTCGCTGGTGATTGATAACCCGGCGCCGGAGGTATTCCTGGTCGATCTGCAGCAGGGGATCCAGATTTTCGAGCTGCGTATTTACGCCGCCGAAATGGGGCACCGTATGCCGCTGCGTCATGAGATCCACCAGCTGATTCTGGCGGGCTTCCGCGAACACGGTATTGATATGCCGTTCCCGCCGTTCCAGATGCGTCTGGAAACGCTGGACGGCAGAAAGAGCGGGAGAACGCTGGCATCGGCGGCGCGAAGCCGCCCGGCGGGAAGTTTGTAACGCTCGCCCGGCATCCCCTCTTCCTCACCGGAGAGGGGAAACCGTTACGCCCTGTCGACGGTAAACGCAATCACATCGGCAAGCTGCTCGGCGCCCAGCGCCAGCATCACCAGACGGTCGACGCCCAGCGCCACGCCGGAGCAGTCCGGCAGGCCCGCCTGCAGCGCGCCCAGCAGATTCACGTCGATGGGCTGCTGCACCAGACCGCGCGCGGCGCGCTTACGGTTGTCCTGCTCAAAGCGCTGCTGCTGCTCGCGGGCGTCGGTCAGCTCGTGGAAACCATTCGCCAGCTCAATGCCTTTGTAATACACCTCAAAACGCTCCGCCACCCGGTGATCTTCGGTGCTGATCTGCGCAAGCGACGCCTGGCTTGCCGGGAAATGGTAGACAAACGTCGGCCGGTCCTTGCCGATGTGCGGCTCAACGCCGAACGCAAACAGCAGCTGCAGCAGCGTATCGCGGTCCTCTTCCGTCTCCGCCACGTTGCTCAGGTCCAGTTTTGCCGCCGCTTCGCGCAGCTGCGGTTTGTCCGCCGACAGCGGGTCTATCTCCAGGTGACGCTGAAACGCCTGCTGATAGGAGAGGCTTTCCGCTGGCTGGCACTCAAGCACCTGCTGCAGCAGATCGTCGACTTCGTTAATCAGCCGGTACATGTCGTAATGCGGGCGGTACCACTCCAGCATGGTGAATTCCGGATTGTGGTGGCGCCCCATCTCTTCATTGCGAAAGCTGCGGCACAGCTGAAATACCGGACCGCATCCGGCCGCCAGCAGGCGTTTCATGTGGTATTCCGGGCTGGTCATCAGATACAGATTCATCCCCTGCGAGTGACCGGGGCCGACAAAACGGGTTTCAAACGGCACCAGATGAATATCGGTTACCGTTGCCTGACTCATGCAAGGCGTCTCCACCTCCAATACGCCGCGGTCAGCAAAGAAGCGGCGGATTTCCGCCATAATGGCCGCACGTTTCAACAGGTTTGGGATGGATGCGCTCGGCTGCCAGGTTGCCGTTTCGCTCATGGTGATTCTCTCCGATTTCTGACAAGGGCACGAAGTCTACCCGTAAGCGTCCGGTGAGACAAATTTTGCACAGAGATAATCACCACGTCCTGGACACTTAATAAACGACAATGACCTGGTTTAGTAACTAAATTAATCAGAATCAGTGATAAATCGGGCGGACGGGACGCTAAAAAAATCGAACACGTCAAATTTCCCTCGTAGTCTTATGGATATACTGTTTTACCCATAAAGGAGCAGTGGAATCGCTTTCGCAATTGCTGCCGCTGGTAAGTGAACTACCTTTGGTAATGCGCATTGCGAAATAACAACAATCTGGAGGAATGTCGTGCAAACCTTTCAAGCCGATCTTGCCATTATAGGCGCTGGCGGCGCGGGATTACGTACTGCTATTGCAGCAGCACAGGCCAATCCCAACGCTAAAATCGCATTGATTTCAAAGGTCTATCCTATGCGCAGCCACACCGTCGCCGCTGAAGGCGGCTCTGCGGCGGTTGCTCAGGACCATGACAGCTTTGAATATCATTTCCACGATACCGTCGCCGGCGGCGACTGGCTTTGCGAGCAGGATGTCGTCGATTACTTCGTACATCACTGCCCAACGGAGATGACGCAGCTGGAACAATGGGGATGCCCATGGAGCCGCCGACCTGACGGTAGCGTCAACGTCCGCCGCTTTGGGGGGATGAAAATCGAGCGCACCTGGTTTGCCGCAGATAAAACCGGCTTCCACATGCTCCACACCCTCTTCCAGACTTCTCTGCAGTTCCCACAAATTCAGCGTTTTGACGAGCACTTCGTGCTGGACATCCTGGTGGATGACGGCCAGGCACGCGGTCTTGTCGCCATGAACATGATGGAAGGCACGCTGGTGCAGATCCGCGCTAACGCGGTGGTGCTGGCGACCGGCGGCGCAGGCCGCGTCTATCGCTATAACACCAACGGCGGCATCGTAACCGGCGACGGTATGGGCATGGCGCTCAGCCACGGCGTTCCGCTGCGCGACATGGAGTTCGTCCAGTATCACCCGACCGGTCTGCCGGGCTCCGGTATCCTGATGACCGAAGGCTGCCGCGGCGAAGGCGGTATTCTGGTGAACAAAAA harbors:
- the asd gene encoding archaetidylserine decarboxylase (Phosphatidylserine decarboxylase is synthesized as a single chain precursor. Generation of the pyruvoyl active site from a Ser is coupled to cleavage of a Gly-Ser bond between the larger (beta) and smaller (alpha chains). It is an integral membrane protein.) translates to MLNSFKLSLQYILPKLWLTRLAGWGASKRAGWLTKLAIDLFVKCYKVDMKEAQKPDTASYRTFNDFFVRPLREDVRPVNTDPNVLVMPADGTLNQLGRIEDDKILQAKGHNYSLEALLAGNYLMADLFRNGTFATTYLSPRDYHRVHMPCNGILREMIYVPGDLFSVNILTAQNVPNLFARNERVICLFDTEFGPMAQILVGATIVGSIETVWAGTITPPREGVIKRWTWPAGESEGSVALLKGQEMGRFKLGSTVINLFAPGKVQLVDSAKDMSVTRIGQPLAIASEAVATPDAEPAPQAEDADKDEG
- the epmA gene encoding elongation factor P--(R)-beta-lysine ligase, with translation MSETATWQPSASIPNLLKRAAIMAEIRRFFADRGVLEVETPCMSQATVTDIHLVPFETRFVGPGHSQGMNLYLMTSPEYHMKRLLAAGCGPVFQLCRSFRNEEMGRHHNPEFTMLEWYRPHYDMYRLINEVDDLLQQVLECQPAESLSYQQAFQRHLEIDPLSADKPQLREAAAKLDLSNVAETEEDRDTLLQLLFAFGVEPHIGKDRPTFVYHFPASQASLAQISTEDHRVAERFEVYYKGIELANGFHELTDAREQQQRFEQDNRKRAARGLVQQPIDVNLLGALQAGLPDCSGVALGVDRLVMLALGAEQLADVIAFTVDRA
- the mscM gene encoding miniconductance mechanosensitive channel MscM, with translation MRLIITFLMAWCLSLGAYAATAPDAKQITQELEQAKAAKPAQPEAVEALQSALNALEERKGSLERTAQYQQVIDNFPKLSQTLRTQLNNLREEPRQVPAGMSTDALNQEILQVSSQLLETSRLAQQEQERAREIADSLSQLPQQQTDTRRQLNDVERRSGAQTGSSALAQAQNFSLQAESAKLKAQVNELELAQLSANNRQELARMRSELAQKQSEQLDAYLQALRNQLNSLRQREAEKALESTELLAENSANLPAGIVAQFRVNRELSQALNQQAQRMDLVASQQRQATNQTLQVRQALNTLREQSQWLGSSNLLGEALRAQVARLPEIPKPQQLDTEMAQLRVHRLRYEDLLNKQAQLRQANQTDGQPLTAEETRILDAQLNTQRELLNSLLQGGDTLLLELTKLKVANGQLEDALREINEATHRYLFWTSDVSPISFAWPLQIVQDLRRLISLDTFSQLGKASVMMLTSKETLLPFFAALILVGFSISSRKHFTRFLERSSARVGKVTQDHFWLTLRTVFWSILVASPLPVLWMTLGYGLQEAWPYPLAVAIGDSVTATVPLLWVVMICATFARPNGLFIAHFGWPRNRVGRAMRYYLMSIGLIVPLIMALITFDKLNDREFSASLGRLCFMLICGALTVVTLSLKHAGIPLFHDKEGNSENMINRLLWNLLLGAPLAAMLAAAVGYLATAQALLTRLETSVAIWFLLLVIYHVIRRWMLIQRRRLAFDRAKHRRAEMLAQRARGEDEPHHSSSPEGSAETDIGEVDLDTISAQSLRLVRSILMLIALVSVIVLWSEIHSAFGFLENISLWDVTSTVQGVESIEPITLGAVLIAILVFIITTQLVRNLPALLELAVLQHLSLTPGTGYAITTITKYLLMLIGGLVGFSMIGIEWSKLQWLVAALGVGLGFGLQEIFANFISGLIILFEKPIRIGDTVTIRDLTGSITKINTRATTISDWDRKEIIVPNKAFITEQFINWSLSDSVTRVVLTVPAPADANSEEVTQILYTAAERCSLVIDNPAPEVFLVDLQQGIQIFELRIYAAEMGHRMPLRHEIHQLILAGFREHGIDMPFPPFQMRLETLDGRKSGRTLASAARSRPAGSL